Proteins from one Primulina huaijiensis isolate GDHJ02 chromosome 18, ASM1229523v2, whole genome shotgun sequence genomic window:
- the LOC140965012 gene encoding protein DNA-DAMAGE INDUCIBLE 1-like isoform X1 codes for MKITVMTSDEQILTLDVDREESVENLKALLEVETKIPLQQQQLLYNGREMRNAEKLGALGVGDGDLVMMVSKASSFRSRESVNEAAFNPDGSAVDPSAFQQQLRGDSNVMTQLFQSDPELAQAILGNDLNKLQDLLRARNLQRSELQRQQEEEMALLYADPFDVDAQRKIEAAIRQKGIDENWAAALEYNPEAFARVVMLYVDMEVNGVPLKAFVDSGAQSTIISRSCAERCGLLRLLDTRYRGIAHGVGQSEIVGRIHVAPIKIGSIFYPCSFTVLDSPNMEFLFGLDMLRKHQCIIDLKENVLRVGGGEVAVPFLAEKDIPTRLLEEERYAKEASSSGAQAKSAAKDSIPAGAPPGGSTDKNSSQGPDFEAKVAKLVELGFGREQVIQALKFFDGNEEQAAGFLFGG; via the exons ATGAAGATTACTGTAATGACTTCCGACGAGCAAATTCTTACGTTAGACGTGGATCGTGAAGAATCT GTTGAGAATCTGAAAGCTCTTCTGGAAGTTGAG ACGAAGATTCCACTCCAGCAGCAACAGCTGCTGTATAATGGTAGAGAGATGAGGAATGCGGAGAAATTGGGTGCTCTCGGTGTGGGTGATGGAGATTTGGTCATGATGGTCTCTAAAGCTTCATCTTTCCGTTCCAG AGAATCTGTAAACGAAGCGGCCTTCAATCCTGATGGTTCAGCTGTGGACCCCTCCGCTTTCCAGCAGCAGTTACGAGGTGATTCTAATGTAATGACCCAGTTGTTTCAG AGCGATCCTGAGTTAGCACAAGCCATTCTTGGAAATGATCTCAACAAGTTGCAAGACCTTTTACGTGCGCGCAATCTCCAGAGATCTGAATTACAGCGTCAACAAGAAGAGGAGATG GCTTTACTTTATGCTGACCCGTTTGATGTGGATGCACAAAGGAAAATTGAAGCTGCCATTCGCCAG AAAGGCATTGATGAGAACTGGGCTGCTGCATTGGAATACAACCCTGAAGCTTTTGCAAGAGTG GTAATGTTGTACGTTGACATGGAAGTTAATGGTGTTCCGTTGAAG GCTTTTGTTGATAGTGGAGCGCAATCAACAATTATATCTAGGAGTTGTGCGGAGCGTTGTGG ATTGTTGAGGCTTTTGGATACGAGGTATAGGGGGATTGCTCATGGAGTTGGCCAGTCTGAGATTGTTGGTCGGATACATGTTGCCCCAATCAAG ATAGGAAGCATATTTTATCCTTGTTCATTCACGGTGTTGGATTCTCCGAACATGGAATTTCTTTTTGGTCTGGATATGCTCCGCAAGCACCAA TGCATTATCGACCTAAAGGAGAATGTACTCAGAGTTGGTGGAGGAGAGGTTGCGGTACCTTTTTTGGCAG AAAAGGATATTCCAACCCGCTTGTTGGAGGAAGAGCGGTATGCCAAGGAAGCTTCTAGCTCAGGAGCACAG GCAAAATCTGCTGCTAAAGATAGTATTCCAGCAGGAGCACCTCCTG GCGGAAGTACCGACAAGAACAGTTCCCag GGACCTGACTTTGAAGCTAAGGTGGCAAAGCTGGTTGAGCTAGGTTTTGGGAGGGAACAAGTTATTCAAGCGCTCAAGTTTTTCGATGGCAATGAAGAACAAGCGGCTGGATTTCTTTTTGGCGGCTGA
- the LOC140965012 gene encoding protein DNA-DAMAGE INDUCIBLE 1-like isoform X2, with protein MKITVMTSDEQILTLDVDREESVENLKALLEVETKIPLQQQQLLYNGREMRNAEKLGALGVGDGDLVMMVSKASSFRSRESVNEAAFNPDGSAVDPSAFQQQLRGDSNVMTQLFQSDPELAQAILGNDLNKLQDLLRARNLQRSELQRQQEEEMALLYADPFDVDAQRKIEAAIRQKGIDENWAAALEYNPEAFARVVMLYVDMEVNGVPLKAFVDSGAQSTIISRSCAERCGLLRLLDTRYRGIAHGVGQSEIVGRIHVAPIKIGSIFYPCSFTVLDSPNMEFLFGLDMLRKHQCIIDLKENVLRVGGGEVAVPFLAEKDIPTRLLEEERYAKEASSSGAQAKSAAKDSIPAGAPPGFTDKNSSQGPDFEAKVAKLVELGFGREQVIQALKFFDGNEEQAAGFLFGG; from the exons ATGAAGATTACTGTAATGACTTCCGACGAGCAAATTCTTACGTTAGACGTGGATCGTGAAGAATCT GTTGAGAATCTGAAAGCTCTTCTGGAAGTTGAG ACGAAGATTCCACTCCAGCAGCAACAGCTGCTGTATAATGGTAGAGAGATGAGGAATGCGGAGAAATTGGGTGCTCTCGGTGTGGGTGATGGAGATTTGGTCATGATGGTCTCTAAAGCTTCATCTTTCCGTTCCAG AGAATCTGTAAACGAAGCGGCCTTCAATCCTGATGGTTCAGCTGTGGACCCCTCCGCTTTCCAGCAGCAGTTACGAGGTGATTCTAATGTAATGACCCAGTTGTTTCAG AGCGATCCTGAGTTAGCACAAGCCATTCTTGGAAATGATCTCAACAAGTTGCAAGACCTTTTACGTGCGCGCAATCTCCAGAGATCTGAATTACAGCGTCAACAAGAAGAGGAGATG GCTTTACTTTATGCTGACCCGTTTGATGTGGATGCACAAAGGAAAATTGAAGCTGCCATTCGCCAG AAAGGCATTGATGAGAACTGGGCTGCTGCATTGGAATACAACCCTGAAGCTTTTGCAAGAGTG GTAATGTTGTACGTTGACATGGAAGTTAATGGTGTTCCGTTGAAG GCTTTTGTTGATAGTGGAGCGCAATCAACAATTATATCTAGGAGTTGTGCGGAGCGTTGTGG ATTGTTGAGGCTTTTGGATACGAGGTATAGGGGGATTGCTCATGGAGTTGGCCAGTCTGAGATTGTTGGTCGGATACATGTTGCCCCAATCAAG ATAGGAAGCATATTTTATCCTTGTTCATTCACGGTGTTGGATTCTCCGAACATGGAATTTCTTTTTGGTCTGGATATGCTCCGCAAGCACCAA TGCATTATCGACCTAAAGGAGAATGTACTCAGAGTTGGTGGAGGAGAGGTTGCGGTACCTTTTTTGGCAG AAAAGGATATTCCAACCCGCTTGTTGGAGGAAGAGCGGTATGCCAAGGAAGCTTCTAGCTCAGGAGCACAG GCAAAATCTGCTGCTAAAGATAGTATTCCAGCAGGAGCACCTCCTGGTTT TACCGACAAGAACAGTTCCCag GGACCTGACTTTGAAGCTAAGGTGGCAAAGCTGGTTGAGCTAGGTTTTGGGAGGGAACAAGTTATTCAAGCGCTCAAGTTTTTCGATGGCAATGAAGAACAAGCGGCTGGATTTCTTTTTGGCGGCTGA
- the LOC140965012 gene encoding protein DNA-DAMAGE INDUCIBLE 1-like isoform X3, with translation MKITVMTSDEQILTLDVDREESVENLKALLEVETKIPLQQQQLLYNGREMRNAEKLGALGVGDGDLVMMVSKASSFRSRESVNEAAFNPDGSAVDPSAFQQQLRGDSNVMTQLFQSDPELAQAILGNDLNKLQDLLRARNLQRSELQRQQEEEMALLYADPFDVDAQRKIEAAIRQKGIDENWAAALEYNPEAFARVVMLYVDMEVNGVPLKAFVDSGAQSTIISRSCAERCGLLRLLDTRYRGIAHGVGQSEIVGRIHVAPIKIGSIFYPCSFTVLDSPNMEFLFGLDMLRKHQCIIDLKENVLRVGGGEVAVPFLAEKDIPTRLLEEERYAKEASSSGAQAKSAAKDSIPAGAPPGSTDKNSSQGPDFEAKVAKLVELGFGREQVIQALKFFDGNEEQAAGFLFGG, from the exons ATGAAGATTACTGTAATGACTTCCGACGAGCAAATTCTTACGTTAGACGTGGATCGTGAAGAATCT GTTGAGAATCTGAAAGCTCTTCTGGAAGTTGAG ACGAAGATTCCACTCCAGCAGCAACAGCTGCTGTATAATGGTAGAGAGATGAGGAATGCGGAGAAATTGGGTGCTCTCGGTGTGGGTGATGGAGATTTGGTCATGATGGTCTCTAAAGCTTCATCTTTCCGTTCCAG AGAATCTGTAAACGAAGCGGCCTTCAATCCTGATGGTTCAGCTGTGGACCCCTCCGCTTTCCAGCAGCAGTTACGAGGTGATTCTAATGTAATGACCCAGTTGTTTCAG AGCGATCCTGAGTTAGCACAAGCCATTCTTGGAAATGATCTCAACAAGTTGCAAGACCTTTTACGTGCGCGCAATCTCCAGAGATCTGAATTACAGCGTCAACAAGAAGAGGAGATG GCTTTACTTTATGCTGACCCGTTTGATGTGGATGCACAAAGGAAAATTGAAGCTGCCATTCGCCAG AAAGGCATTGATGAGAACTGGGCTGCTGCATTGGAATACAACCCTGAAGCTTTTGCAAGAGTG GTAATGTTGTACGTTGACATGGAAGTTAATGGTGTTCCGTTGAAG GCTTTTGTTGATAGTGGAGCGCAATCAACAATTATATCTAGGAGTTGTGCGGAGCGTTGTGG ATTGTTGAGGCTTTTGGATACGAGGTATAGGGGGATTGCTCATGGAGTTGGCCAGTCTGAGATTGTTGGTCGGATACATGTTGCCCCAATCAAG ATAGGAAGCATATTTTATCCTTGTTCATTCACGGTGTTGGATTCTCCGAACATGGAATTTCTTTTTGGTCTGGATATGCTCCGCAAGCACCAA TGCATTATCGACCTAAAGGAGAATGTACTCAGAGTTGGTGGAGGAGAGGTTGCGGTACCTTTTTTGGCAG AAAAGGATATTCCAACCCGCTTGTTGGAGGAAGAGCGGTATGCCAAGGAAGCTTCTAGCTCAGGAGCACAG GCAAAATCTGCTGCTAAAGATAGTATTCCAGCAGGAGCACCTCCTGG AAGTACCGACAAGAACAGTTCCCag GGACCTGACTTTGAAGCTAAGGTGGCAAAGCTGGTTGAGCTAGGTTTTGGGAGGGAACAAGTTATTCAAGCGCTCAAGTTTTTCGATGGCAATGAAGAACAAGCGGCTGGATTTCTTTTTGGCGGCTGA
- the LOC140964642 gene encoding uncharacterized protein At4g26485-like → MQSGDKGEAERWIKHYSNRHEILLVGEGDFSFAACLSRAFGQASNIVATSLDNKEMLAVKHPTAAANLVELDNKGGTVIHGVHASTMCEHPLLKNRLFDRIVFNFPHVGFDHKETNTMQIQLHQEVVRGFLRNAARMVKIRESGEVHVTHKTEYPFSAWEIKKLGKQAGLEFIEAAPFRLCDYPGYLNKRGGNGFSIFRSNDTFPVGKSSTYKFGN, encoded by the exons ATGCAATCTGGTGACAAAGGAGAAGCCGAGAGATGGATTAAACACTACAGCAATCGGCATGAGATTTTGCTCGTCGGAGAGGGAGATTTCTCCTTCGCCGCCTGCCTGTCCAGAGCATTCGGCCAAGCTTCCAACATCGTCGCCACATCACTGGACAATAAAG AAATGTTGGCGGTCAAACACCCAACTGCGGCCGCGAATCTGGTGGAGCTGGATAACAAGGGAGGCACAGTAATACACGGAGTCCATGCCAGCACCATGTGTGAACATCCGCTGTTGAAAAACCGTTTGTTCGACAGAATCGTGTTCAATTTTCCCCATGTTGGTTTCGACCATAAAGAAACCAACACAATGCAAATCCA gcttcacCAGGAAGTGGTGCGGGGATTTCTGAGAAATGCTGCGAGGATGGTAAAGATTAGAGAGAGCGGGGAAGTGCATGTGACTCACAAAACGGAGTATCCATTCAGTGCATGGGAGATCAAAAAATTGGGTAAACAGGCAGGGTTGGAGTTCATTGAAGCAGCTCCATTTCGCCTCTGTGATTACCCTGGATACCTGAATAAGAGGGGAGGAAATGGGTTCAGTATATTTCGTAGCAACGACACATTCCCAGTTGGGAAAAGCAGCACTTACAAATTCGGGAATTAG
- the LOC140964156 gene encoding cytochrome P450 CYP72A219-like gives MYLVSVFCCATAVLVYAWKVMDSWWIRPKKIEKLLRQQGFRGNSYRFMLGDLKEMVAMHREAKSNPIAFEDDIKPRIMPFLIKTLRKYGNGSFIWMGPTPEVIITDTDLIKEVMSNNYTYLKQSSPNPIAKKLIQGLALLELDKWAKHRKIINPAFYLEKLKLMVPAFHMSCEEVLNKWETQISRKGSCEIDVWPYIENLTGDVISRTSFGSNFEEGRKIFELQEEQTGYVMKIIRSIYIPGWRFLPTKVNKRMKAIEKEVKSLILGMIEKRMEAIEVGGERIDDLLTLLLESNFQEIEKHGNKSHGMSINEVIEECKLFYLAGQKTTSVLIVWTLILLSKYKDWQARARDEVWKVFGEKNPDYDGSNNLKLVTMILLEVMRLYPPVVHVTRRLDHEAKLGNLTMPAGVEVLMPIIVLHHDREIWGDDAMDFNPERFGEGVSKAQKGKGMYFPFGWGPRICVGQTFAMLEAKVALAMIFQRFSFELSPSYTHAPDNLISLIPQHGAHLILHKI, from the exons ATGTATCTAGTATCAGTTTTTTGCTGCGCTACGGCGGTGCTCGTGTACGCATGGAAGGTGATGGATTCGTGGTGGATTCGGCCCAAAAAGATCGAGAAGCTGCTGAGGCAGCAGGGCTTCAGAGGGAACTCGTACCGGTTTATGTTGGGAGATTTGAAGGAGATGGTGGCGATGCACCGAGAAGCTAAATCCAACCCCATTGCTTTTGAGGATGATATCAAGCCGAGAATCATGCCTTTTCTCATCAAAACCCTCCGCAAATATG GAAATGGATCCTTCATATGGATGGGACCAACACCTGAAGTTATAATCACAGACACTGATCTCATCAAAGAAGTGATGTCCAACAATTATACGTATCTGAAGCAATCTAGCCCGAATCCGATAGCGAAGAAGCTTATACAAGGACTTGCGCTTCTCGAGTTGGACAAATGGGCCAAACACAGAAAGATCATCAACCCTGCTTTCTATCTAGAGAAATTGAAG CTTATGGTACCGGCCTTTCACATGAGTTGTGAAGAAGTTTTGAACAAATGGGAGACCCAAATTTCGCGGAAAGGATCGTGTGAGATCGATGTGTGGCCCTATATAGAGAATTTAACAGGAGACGTgatatcaagaacatcattTGGTAGTAATTTCGAAGAAGgtagaaaaatatttgaacttCAGGAGGAACAAACAGGGTATGTTATGAAGATTATACGGTCCATATATATTCCTGGATGGAG ATTTTTGCCAACTAAAGTGAATAAGAGAATGAAGGCAATAGAGAAAGAAGTCAAATCCTTGATATTGGGTATGATCGAGAAAAGAATGGAGGCGATTGAGGTAGGGGGAGAGCGTATAGATGACCTATTGACCTTATTGTTGGAATCGAATTTTCAAGAAATCGAAAAACATGGCAACAAGAGTCATGGGATGAGCATAAACGAGGTAATAGAAGAGTGCAAGCTGTTTTATTTAGCCGGCCAGAAAACAACGTCAGTGTTGATAGTTTGGACTTTGATTTTATTGAGCAAGTATAAAGACTGGCAGGCACGAGCTCGAGACGAGGTTTGGAAGGTGTTTGGCGAAAAAAACCCGGATTATGATGGTTCGAATAATTTGAAACTT GTTACTATGATTTTACTCGAGGTCATGAGATTGTATCCACCGGTAGTACATGTTACCCGAAGGCTTGATCACGAAGCCAAGCTCGGGAACTTGACAATGCCAGCAGGTGTGGAAGTTTTAATGCCAATAATCGTGTTACATCACGACCGGGAAATTTGGGGGGACGATGCAATGGATTTCAATCCTGAGAGATTTGGTGAAGGAGTGTCCAAGGCACAGAAGGGAAAAGGTATGTATTTTCCGTTTGGTTGGGGGCCTCGGATATGCGTTGGACAAACATTTGCAATGTTAGAAGCAAAAGTCGCCCTGGCCATGATTTTTCAACGCTTCTCTTTTGAGCTTTCACCGTCTTACACACATGCGCCTGACAATCTTATATCTCTTATTCCTCAACATGGTGCTCACTTGATTCTGCACAAGATATAG
- the LOC140964157 gene encoding probable carbohydrate esterase At4g34215 has protein sequence MGEKLFLLACFMLLSCSSMGTIDLSQNENDSSYKSIFILAGQSNMAGRGYNSDNSTYPPEYFLSHPQILMLDANQTWKQAADPGLHDGIDKKFVGVGPGMPFANRILMKNPEFGTIGLVPCAHGQTSIMQWMKGNENGLFAQLVNRAKVALQGGGEIKALLWYQGESDALHYEDAVLYGSRLVKFLTDVRADLGLPELPVLVVAMMTGDGEFKMMVREAQMVIKLPHVVTVDAKGAGIKFNDKVHLNKAGSVEVGKRLADAFLEINEEC, from the exons ATGGGGGAGAAACTGTTTCTTCTTGCTTGTTTCATGCTTCTGTCATGTTCTAGCATGGGTACTATAGACCTATCCCAAAATGAAAATGATTCAAGTTATAAAAGCATTTTCATCTTAGCCGGACAAAGCAATATGGCTGGTAGAGGATATAATAGCGACAACAGTACTTACCCCCCGGAATACTTTCTCTCGCACCCGCAAATTCTCATGCTCGATGCCAACCAGACGTGGAAACAGGCGGCCGACCCCGGCCTTCACGATGGTATCGACAAGAAATTTGTGGGAGTGGGGCCAGGAATGCCGTTTGCCAATAGGATCTTGATGAAGAACCCGGAATTTGGGACGATTGGTCTGGTCCCTTGTGCGCATGGACAAACCAGTATCATGCAGTGGATGAAAGGCAACGAGAACGGTCTTTTCGCACAGTTGGTGAATAGGGCTAAGGTTGCATTGCAAGGTGGAGGTGAGATTAAAGCTCTTCTTTGGTACCAAGGTGAGAGTGACGCACTTCACTATGAAGATGCTGTGCTATATGGAAGTAGATTGGTCAAGTTTCTTACCGATGTGCGAGCTGATTTAGGACTACCGGAGTTGCCAGTGCTTGTG GTGGCGATGATGACCGGAGACGGAGAATTCAAGATGATGGTAAGAGAAGCTCAGATGGTCATAAAGCTTCCACACGTTGTCACGGTTGATGCTAAAGGAGCGGGGATAAAATTTAACGATAAGGTGCATCTGAACAAGGCAGGATCAGTCGAAGTTGGAAAGAGACTTGCTGATGCCTTCCTCGAAATTAACGAGGAATGCTAG